From the Halorhabdus utahensis DSM 12940 genome, one window contains:
- a CDS encoding 30S ribosomal protein S4 — protein sequence MALGSNTKFYETPNHPFQGERIADEQSLIGQYGLKNKEELWRAQSELRSYRREARKLLGGGGTAEESEEFIARLKRYGILDEGDALDDVLSLDVTDVLERRLQTVAYRKGLANTAQQARQFISHGHVTVDGERVSIPSKTVAVEEEGAIEFDENSPLADDLHPERAEER from the coding sequence ATGGCACTCGGTTCCAACACCAAGTTCTACGAGACGCCCAACCACCCCTTCCAGGGCGAACGGATCGCCGACGAGCAGAGTCTCATCGGCCAGTACGGCCTCAAAAACAAGGAGGAACTCTGGCGAGCGCAGTCGGAGCTTCGTTCCTACCGGCGTGAGGCCCGGAAGCTGCTGGGTGGCGGTGGCACGGCAGAGGAAAGCGAGGAGTTCATCGCGCGACTCAAGCGCTACGGTATCCTCGACGAGGGCGACGCCCTGGACGACGTGCTGTCGCTCGACGTGACGGACGTCCTCGAGCGTCGTCTTCAGACGGTCGCCTACCGAAAGGGGCTGGCCAACACGGCCCAGCAGGCCCGCCAGTTCATCAGCCACGGCCACGTCACCGTCGACGGTGAGCGGGTTTCGATCCCCTCGAAGACGGTCGCCGTCGAGGAAGAGGGCGCCATCGAATTCGACGAGAACAGCCCACTCGCCGACGACCTCCACCCCGAGCGCGCGGAGGAACGATAA
- a CDS encoding DNA-directed RNA polymerase subunit N, translated as MMIPVRCFTCGTVIGNEWEEFKERAREGEEDPEAVLDELGVDRHCCRRMLVSHEDLVDVVSPYQ; from the coding sequence ATGATGATACCGGTTCGATGTTTCACCTGTGGCACTGTGATCGGCAACGAGTGGGAGGAATTCAAAGAACGGGCTCGAGAGGGCGAGGAGGATCCCGAGGCAGTGCTCGACGAACTCGGCGTCGATCGACACTGCTGTCGCCGGATGCTCGTCTCCCACGAGGACCTGGTCGACGTGGTTTCCCCCTACCAATAA
- a CDS encoding DNA-directed RNA polymerase subunit D, protein MAEYDVTFIERGEREARFLVRGVTPAFANGVRRAMIADVPTFSIDNVRVIENSSVMFDEQIGLRLGLVPLTTPVGEFEIGDEVTLALDVQGPDTAYSGDLVGNDEMVEPAEPDVPIIELKDDQRLELEADAVLDKGREHAKHQGGVAVSYRHLQRVEPQGEREEFADDDAEIVRGVIEDDGELVPTEDFDHDLTNRYPDTQVEIEDVTDAFVFHVETDGSFDVDTLVKAGVGTLRGRAEELTETIQL, encoded by the coding sequence ATGGCCGAATACGACGTCACGTTCATCGAACGCGGAGAACGCGAGGCCCGGTTTCTCGTCCGGGGAGTCACACCTGCGTTCGCGAACGGCGTCCGCCGGGCGATGATCGCTGACGTGCCGACGTTCAGTATCGACAACGTCCGCGTCATCGAGAACTCCAGCGTGATGTTCGACGAACAGATCGGGCTCCGCCTCGGACTGGTGCCGCTGACGACCCCTGTCGGCGAGTTCGAGATCGGCGACGAAGTCACGCTAGCGCTCGACGTCCAGGGCCCCGATACGGCCTATTCCGGCGACCTGGTCGGCAACGACGAGATGGTCGAGCCGGCCGAGCCGGACGTGCCGATCATCGAACTCAAGGACGACCAGCGGCTGGAACTGGAGGCCGACGCCGTGCTGGACAAAGGGCGAGAGCACGCGAAACATCAGGGTGGCGTGGCCGTCTCCTATCGACACCTCCAGCGCGTCGAGCCCCAGGGCGAGCGCGAGGAGTTCGCCGACGACGACGCGGAGATCGTCCGCGGCGTCATCGAGGACGACGGAGAACTCGTCCCGACCGAGGACTTCGATCACGATCTGACGAACCGATACCCCGACACGCAGGTCGAGATCGAAGACGTGACCGATGCCTTCGTCTTCCACGTCGAGACTGACGGGTCCTTCGACGTGGACACCCTCGTCAAAGCGGGTGTGGGCACGCTTCGAGGCCGCGCCGAGGAACTGACCGAAACCATCCAGCTATAA
- the eno gene encoding phosphopyruvate hydratase — protein MTLITNVTLRRVLDSRGNPTVEADVTTESGGFGRAAAPSGASTGEHEAIELPPSEAIANARDLAVPRLEGEVYAGDQRSVDAALHAADGTDNFSEIGANSAVAISMAAAKAGADVLGAPLYQHLGGTFRGDQFPTPLGNVVGGGEHAEEATNIQEFLSAPVGAPSVTEAIFANAEVHAEISEILEGRGVPVNKGDEGAWAPPIGDDEAFEVVAEATDRISDERGFEISFGLDMAAAEMYDAEEGVYEYEGEPDRTTQEQIDYVVEMVEEYDMAYVEDPLDENDFEAFAELTERVGDQTLICGDDLYVTNVERLQEGIDLGSSNSILIKPNQIGTLTDAVDAIELGSKNGIQSVVSHRSGETEDTTIAHLAVGAAAPYIKTGTVAGERTAKLNELIRIEENA, from the coding sequence ATGACGCTAATCACGAACGTAACACTCCGACGCGTACTGGACTCACGAGGCAACCCGACTGTCGAAGCCGACGTCACCACCGAGAGCGGTGGCTTCGGTCGCGCTGCCGCACCGAGCGGTGCCTCCACCGGCGAGCACGAAGCGATCGAACTCCCGCCGAGCGAGGCGATCGCGAACGCCCGCGACCTGGCCGTCCCCCGACTCGAGGGCGAGGTCTACGCCGGCGATCAGCGATCCGTCGACGCGGCACTGCACGCCGCCGACGGCACCGACAACTTCTCGGAGATCGGCGCGAACTCCGCGGTCGCCATTTCGATGGCCGCCGCGAAGGCCGGTGCCGACGTCCTGGGTGCGCCACTCTATCAGCACCTCGGTGGCACCTTCCGCGGCGATCAGTTCCCGACCCCGCTGGGCAACGTCGTCGGCGGTGGCGAGCACGCCGAGGAGGCGACCAACATCCAGGAGTTCCTCTCGGCACCCGTCGGCGCACCGAGCGTGACGGAGGCCATCTTCGCCAACGCCGAGGTCCACGCCGAGATCAGCGAGATCCTCGAGGGTCGCGGCGTGCCCGTCAACAAGGGCGACGAGGGCGCGTGGGCCCCGCCGATCGGCGACGACGAGGCCTTCGAGGTCGTCGCCGAGGCGACCGACCGGATCAGCGACGAGCGCGGCTTCGAGATCAGCTTCGGGCTGGACATGGCCGCCGCCGAGATGTACGACGCCGAGGAAGGCGTCTACGAGTACGAGGGCGAGCCCGACCGGACCACCCAGGAGCAGATCGACTACGTCGTCGAGATGGTCGAGGAGTACGACATGGCCTACGTCGAGGACCCCCTCGACGAGAACGACTTCGAGGCCTTCGCCGAACTCACCGAGCGCGTCGGTGACCAGACGCTGATCTGCGGTGACGATCTGTACGTGACGAACGTCGAGCGCCTCCAGGAAGGGATCGACCTGGGCTCGTCGAACTCCATCCTCATCAAGCCCAACCAGATCGGGACGCTGACCGACGCCGTCGACGCGATCGAACTCGGATCGAAGAACGGCATCCAGTCGGTCGTCTCCCACCGTTCGGGCGAGACCGAGGATACGACGATTGCCCACCTGGCCGTCGGCGCGGCCGCCCCCTACATCAAGACGGGGACGGTGGCCGGCGAGCGGACGGCCAAGCTGAACGAACTCATCAGGATCGAAGAGAACGCATGA
- a CDS encoding acetoacetate decarboxylase family protein, whose product MTDSITVSTGHTFELPVSLSATIAGAVFPADRAAVEQRLPAGIAPVGMRADSAAMTVLVVRYDRVGEETIPPYDEVGVLFPAVEAGTRTIPLLSLLRRAVSGYVETLPVTTEPARAFGVDIWGYPKLVADIDVTDEGKTRTATVRADGETLLSAAIQRPPTLPARLSGYNFTLKDDRLLREPTKLRGRVGAWPATSRASVSFGEHPIGRQLGAIDVGDRAILRLAADCTFTIGAGEPIID is encoded by the coding sequence ATGACCGACTCGATCACCGTCTCGACTGGCCACACCTTCGAACTCCCGGTCTCCCTCTCGGCGACGATCGCAGGAGCCGTCTTTCCCGCCGATCGGGCGGCCGTCGAACAACGGCTCCCGGCCGGAATAGCGCCCGTTGGGATGCGGGCTGACAGTGCCGCGATGACCGTCCTCGTCGTCCGGTACGACCGCGTGGGCGAGGAGACCATTCCGCCCTATGATGAGGTCGGCGTCCTCTTTCCCGCAGTCGAGGCTGGAACGCGAACGATACCGCTGCTCTCATTGCTCCGGCGAGCGGTCAGCGGCTACGTCGAGACGCTTCCGGTGACGACCGAACCCGCCCGGGCCTTCGGCGTCGACATCTGGGGCTACCCAAAGCTCGTCGCGGATATCGACGTGACCGACGAGGGAAAGACACGGACCGCGACTGTCAGAGCCGATGGGGAGACCCTGCTCTCGGCCGCGATCCAGCGGCCGCCGACGCTGCCTGCCCGACTCTCCGGGTACAATTTCACGCTGAAAGACGACCGATTGCTCCGGGAGCCGACGAAATTACGGGGTCGCGTGGGTGCCTGGCCGGCCACTTCGCGAGCGTCGGTCTCGTTCGGCGAGCATCCGATCGGTCGGCAACTGGGCGCGATCGACGTGGGCGATCGGGCCATCCTCAGACTGGCGGCCGACTGTACGTTCACGATCGGTGCCGGCGAGCCAATCATCGACTGA
- a CDS encoding molybdopterin-dependent oxidoreductase — MPQNTTGEFAWTAGAIAWVLAMVAARPLVGSDPLLVISQTVIETAPGSLATWAIETFGVAAQTVLVAGVGVGIVIAAGIVGAIGDRVEVSRRQRSRVLRSTAVTATIATAGGFYLAAGGVSTRWLLASGIALTGPGMVWWIYTGTRASIGRRRALGRIGGGISAVVAGGAVARLIGQPVPKGGPQPGEPLELEEKTETGTTTPTTRGARDEAAIESRRSSEGVVVSLSNDETDFAFDFAGMPPQSQSAADHFVVDKNISAPKVNTENWALAIRGAVDDEIDFAYETLRKHPDRRELTVTTLCISNEVGGDLIGTTDWIGIPVRRLLAEANVTDDAVDVVTHARDGYSEAIPWSVVRDRDDIILAVGMDGKALPRAHGFPVRLLIPGRYGMKSTKWVTEIELADSDHTAYWDQRGWDEEAVVNTLSYIRAIQRRGDRVGIGGVAYAGTRGIEGVEVSLDGGETWTDADLEAPISPHAWRRWQLVVDRPDAGPLDAVVRATDGEGTRQTSQTAPPHPSGSAGWHSSSVSL; from the coding sequence ATGCCACAGAACACGACAGGCGAGTTCGCCTGGACCGCTGGCGCCATTGCATGGGTGCTGGCGATGGTGGCGGCGCGGCCGCTTGTCGGCTCGGACCCGCTGTTAGTCATCTCCCAGACCGTCATCGAGACGGCACCAGGCTCGCTGGCGACGTGGGCGATCGAAACCTTCGGCGTTGCCGCCCAGACGGTACTCGTCGCCGGCGTCGGTGTGGGCATCGTCATCGCGGCCGGCATCGTCGGCGCGATCGGCGACAGAGTCGAGGTTTCCCGACGCCAGCGGAGCCGAGTGCTACGGAGCACCGCAGTCACGGCGACGATCGCGACGGCGGGGGGCTTCTACCTGGCAGCGGGCGGGGTCTCGACCCGGTGGCTGCTTGCCTCGGGTATTGCGCTGACGGGTCCGGGTATGGTCTGGTGGATATACACAGGAACGCGCGCGTCAATCGGGCGGCGGCGAGCACTCGGCAGGATCGGTGGTGGAATCAGCGCGGTAGTTGCGGGGGGAGCGGTCGCCAGACTCATCGGCCAGCCAGTCCCAAAGGGTGGCCCACAGCCGGGCGAACCGCTCGAACTCGAAGAGAAGACCGAAACCGGGACGACCACGCCGACCACGAGAGGGGCACGTGACGAAGCTGCCATTGAATCCCGGCGATCGAGCGAGGGAGTCGTGGTGTCACTCTCGAACGACGAGACCGACTTCGCGTTCGACTTCGCGGGGATGCCCCCACAGAGTCAGAGTGCCGCGGATCACTTCGTGGTCGACAAAAACATCTCCGCACCGAAGGTCAATACCGAGAACTGGGCGCTCGCGATCAGGGGTGCCGTCGACGACGAGATCGATTTCGCCTACGAGACGCTCCGGAAGCACCCCGACCGTCGGGAACTGACCGTCACGACGCTGTGTATCTCCAACGAGGTCGGCGGCGACCTGATCGGGACCACTGATTGGATCGGGATTCCAGTCCGGAGACTGCTCGCGGAGGCGAACGTCACCGACGACGCGGTCGACGTCGTCACACACGCCAGAGACGGTTACTCCGAGGCGATCCCGTGGTCGGTCGTCCGTGATCGTGACGACATCATCCTGGCGGTCGGCATGGACGGCAAGGCGTTGCCCCGTGCACACGGCTTTCCGGTTCGATTGCTCATCCCGGGTCGATACGGGATGAAGTCGACGAAGTGGGTCACGGAGATCGAACTCGCGGACAGCGACCACACCGCATACTGGGACCAGCGCGGCTGGGACGAGGAGGCAGTCGTCAACACACTCTCGTATATCCGGGCGATCCAACGACGTGGCGATCGCGTCGGGATCGGCGGCGTCGCGTATGCTGGCACCCGCGGGATCGAGGGCGTCGAGGTGAGCCTCGACGGCGGCGAGACCTGGACCGACGCGGACCTCGAAGCGCCGATCTCACCACACGCCTGGCGGCGGTGGCAACTCGTCGTGGACCGCCCGGATGCGGGGCCACTGGACGCGGTCGTGCGGGCCACTGACGGCGAGGGAACTCGTCAGACCAGCCAGACGGCACCGCCTCACCCGAGTGGCTCGGCCGGCTGGCACTCGAGTTCGGTTTCGCTGTGA
- a CDS encoding 30S ribosomal protein S9 yields MVTNTSGKKKTAVARATVSDGGGRIRIDSRPVELIDPELAKLKMLEPFRIADDDLRENVDIDVTVEGGGVMGQADAIRTAIARGLVQHTNDAELRDAYMAFDRSLLVNDVRQSEPKKWGGPGARARYQKSYR; encoded by the coding sequence ATGGTAACGAACACGTCAGGCAAGAAGAAGACGGCAGTCGCCCGCGCGACAGTGTCGGACGGCGGCGGGCGGATTCGGATCGATTCCCGCCCGGTCGAACTCATCGACCCGGAGCTGGCGAAACTCAAGATGCTCGAACCGTTCCGCATCGCCGACGACGATCTCCGCGAGAACGTCGACATCGACGTGACTGTCGAAGGCGGCGGCGTGATGGGACAGGCCGATGCCATCCGGACGGCCATCGCCCGTGGACTCGTCCAGCACACCAACGACGCGGAACTCCGGGACGCCTACATGGCGTTCGATCGCTCGCTTTTGGTCAACGACGTGCGCCAGAGCGAGCCCAAGAAGTGGGGCGGCCCTGGTGCCCGCGCCCGATACCAAAAATCTTACCGCTGA
- a CDS encoding 30S ribosomal protein S11 yields MSGEQSKWGIAHVHASFNNTVITITDQTGAETLAKSSGGTVVKQNRDEASPYAAMQMAETVAEDVLQQGVEGVHVRVRGPGGNQQQNPGPGAQATIRALARAGLEIGRIEDVTPIPHDGTRSPKSSGF; encoded by the coding sequence ATGTCCGGAGAGCAATCCAAGTGGGGCATCGCCCACGTGCACGCATCGTTCAACAACACGGTCATCACGATCACCGACCAGACCGGTGCCGAGACCCTCGCAAAATCCAGTGGCGGGACGGTCGTCAAGCAGAATCGCGACGAGGCCTCGCCGTACGCCGCGATGCAGATGGCCGAGACCGTCGCCGAGGACGTCCTCCAGCAGGGCGTCGAGGGCGTTCACGTCCGCGTGCGTGGTCCCGGGGGGAACCAGCAGCAGAACCCCGGGCCGGGCGCGCAGGCGACCATCCGGGCGCTGGCTCGCGCCGGCCTCGAGATCGGTCGGATCGAAGACGTGACCCCGATCCCACACGACGGCACCCGCAGCCCAAAATCCAGCGGATTCTAA
- a CDS encoding 30S ribosomal protein S13 produces MSAEDPDAAEVEDDEDLRYFVRIGQTDLDGTKSVERALTDMNGIGQRAARIIANDVDIDRRETFGRLEDDQIEAIVDRVEGFADDVPEWLANHRNDFFDGETTHEIGTDLSLTRRQDINRMKMINAYKGVRHKRGQKVRGQRTKSTGRTEGTIGVNVEAIKEEQAEEAAAAEEDEE; encoded by the coding sequence ATGAGCGCAGAAGACCCAGACGCGGCCGAAGTGGAGGACGACGAGGACCTCCGCTATTTCGTCCGCATCGGACAGACGGACCTTGACGGCACGAAGTCCGTTGAACGTGCCCTGACAGACATGAACGGAATCGGCCAACGCGCGGCCCGCATCATCGCCAACGACGTCGACATCGATCGACGCGAAACCTTCGGCCGACTCGAAGACGATCAGATCGAAGCGATCGTCGACCGTGTCGAAGGCTTCGCCGACGACGTTCCCGAGTGGCTCGCCAACCACCGCAACGACTTCTTCGACGGCGAGACGACCCACGAGATCGGGACCGACCTCAGTCTCACCCGCCGGCAGGACATCAACCGCATGAAGATGATCAACGCCTACAAGGGCGTTCGTCACAAGCGCGGCCAGAAGGTCCGCGGCCAGCGGACCAAATCCACCGGCCGGACCGAGGGGACCATCGGCGTCAACGTCGAAGCGATCAAAGAAGAGCAGGCCGAGGAAGCGGCGGCCGCCGAGGAGGATGAGGAATAA
- a CDS encoding SDR family NAD(P)-dependent oxidoreductase, protein METVLVTGAGSGIGRATARQFSDDGWQVYAVDVDADGLGDLDGCETATLDVTDSAALDRLYDRISAEAGGLDCVVANAGYCQPGPLEDLPAERLDRQFAVNVHGTLRTITTGLPLLRERDGTAVVVSSTHGRVVTPGMGAYAGSKHAIEGVADTLRIEVADQPVDVALVAPAWVDTDFSAESDHLLSGFERSDRYADIYDALEGQALLGGGPLAVSPERVAAAIQDAATADDPAARYPVGLPARLVLATRWLPRPVQDLGQRVAIRTLAAIERFREAIDG, encoded by the coding sequence ATGGAAACCGTTCTCGTTACCGGCGCTGGCTCCGGGATCGGTCGGGCGACAGCCCGCCAGTTCTCCGACGACGGCTGGCAGGTCTACGCCGTCGACGTCGACGCCGACGGACTCGGGGACCTCGACGGCTGTGAGACCGCCACCCTGGACGTGACCGACAGTGCCGCACTCGACCGGCTTTACGACCGGATCAGCGCCGAGGCCGGCGGCCTCGATTGCGTGGTCGCCAACGCCGGGTACTGTCAGCCGGGGCCGCTCGAGGACCTGCCGGCGGAGCGCCTCGACCGGCAGTTCGCCGTCAACGTCCACGGGACACTCCGGACCATCACCACTGGACTGCCCTTGCTACGGGAGCGAGACGGGACGGCCGTCGTCGTTTCGAGCACGCACGGCCGCGTGGTCACGCCCGGCATGGGCGCGTACGCGGGATCAAAACATGCAATCGAGGGAGTGGCCGACACTCTCCGGATCGAGGTCGCCGATCAGCCCGTCGACGTGGCATTGGTTGCACCCGCCTGGGTGGACACCGACTTCAGTGCCGAGTCAGATCATCTCCTGTCCGGGTTCGAGCGGTCAGACCGGTACGCGGATATCTACGACGCACTCGAAGGGCAAGCACTGCTCGGTGGCGGGCCGCTGGCCGTCTCGCCCGAACGCGTCGCGGCGGCGATCCAGGACGCCGCGACTGCGGATGATCCGGCTGCCCGGTATCCCGTCGGCCTGCCGGCCAGGCTGGTGCTGGCGACGCGCTGGCTCCCGCGGCCCGTTCAGGACCTGGGCCAACGAGTAGCGATCCGTACGCTCGCAGCCATCGAACGCTTTCGGGAGGCGATCGACGGATGA
- the rpsB gene encoding 30S ribosomal protein S2 — MSDEESDIEADETDAASEPADDAGVVTEESAPEADDAEPSGDDEVGAQDDAGTDDAAEESPAQLDENVMPDERSEADLLIPVDDYLSAGVHIGTQQKTSDMDRFIHRVRTDGLYVLDVSMTDQRIRTAADFLANYEPEQILVASSRQYGRFPAEKFADAVGARARTGRFIPGTLTNPDYDGYIEPDVVVVTDPIGDAQAVKEAITVGIPVIAMCDSNNTTGNVDLIVPTNNKGRKALSVVYWLLANETLDRRGAKPAYSLSDFESDL; from the coding sequence ATGAGCGACGAGGAAAGTGACATCGAGGCAGACGAGACCGACGCCGCCTCGGAGCCCGCCGATGACGCCGGCGTGGTGACCGAGGAGAGCGCGCCCGAGGCGGACGACGCGGAGCCGTCGGGCGACGACGAGGTTGGGGCACAGGACGACGCTGGAACGGACGACGCGGCCGAAGAGAGTCCGGCCCAGCTCGATGAGAACGTCATGCCGGACGAGCGATCGGAGGCTGACCTGCTGATTCCGGTCGACGATTACCTCTCGGCCGGGGTTCACATCGGGACCCAGCAGAAGACCAGCGACATGGACCGGTTCATCCACCGTGTCCGGACCGACGGGCTGTACGTGCTCGACGTGAGCATGACCGACCAGCGCATCCGCACCGCCGCGGACTTCCTGGCCAATTACGAGCCCGAGCAGATCCTGGTCGCCTCCTCCCGGCAGTACGGTCGCTTCCCGGCCGAGAAGTTCGCCGACGCCGTTGGCGCACGCGCCCGGACCGGCCGGTTCATCCCCGGAACGCTCACCAACCCGGATTACGACGGCTACATCGAGCCGGACGTCGTGGTCGTGACCGACCCGATCGGTGACGCCCAGGCCGTCAAGGAGGCCATCACGGTCGGCATCCCGGTCATCGCGATGTGTGACTCCAACAACACGACGGGCAACGTCGACCTGATCGTCCCGACCAACAACAAGGGACGGAAGGCACTGAGCGTCGTCTACTGGCTGCTCGCCAACGAGACGCTCGATCGCCGCGGTGCGAAGCCGGCCTACTCGCTCTCGGACTTCGAGAGCGACCTCTAA
- a CDS encoding 50S ribosomal protein L18e, with amino-acid sequence MSKTNPRLRSLIADLKSVARDGGGDVWSDVAERLEKPRRTHAEVNLGRIERYAQEDETVVVPGKVLGSGVLQKDVTVAAVDFSSTAERKIDQVGETLRVEQALEDNPDGSNVRVIR; translated from the coding sequence ATGAGTAAAACAAATCCGAGACTGCGTAGTCTCATTGCCGACTTGAAGTCGGTCGCCCGCGACGGCGGCGGTGACGTCTGGAGCGACGTCGCCGAGCGCTTAGAGAAACCCCGACGGACCCACGCGGAGGTCAACCTGGGTCGCATCGAGCGATACGCCCAGGAGGACGAAACCGTGGTCGTTCCCGGGAAGGTTCTCGGCAGCGGCGTCCTGCAGAAGGACGTTACCGTCGCCGCCGTCGACTTTTCGTCGACGGCCGAGCGGAAGATCGACCAGGTCGGCGAGACACTGAGAGTCGAACAGGCACTCGAAGACAATCCGGACGGTTCGAACGTACGGGTGATCCGATGA
- a CDS encoding 50S ribosomal protein L13: protein MSIATIDADVVVDARDCIMGRVASQVAERALDGETIAVVNAERAVITGSDDDVYGTYKTRTDVGSDRGPAYPTRPDGIFKRAIRGMLPYKKPRGREALENVRVYLGNPYEEDEPDVLEGTSLDRLSNIKFVQLGELSEDLGANVTW, encoded by the coding sequence ATGAGTATCGCAACCATCGATGCGGACGTCGTCGTCGACGCCCGTGACTGCATCATGGGTCGCGTCGCGAGCCAGGTGGCCGAGCGCGCACTCGACGGCGAAACGATCGCCGTCGTCAACGCCGAGCGGGCGGTCATCACCGGCAGCGATGATGACGTCTACGGGACGTACAAGACCCGGACCGACGTCGGCTCCGACCGGGGGCCGGCCTACCCCACGCGCCCGGACGGGATCTTCAAGCGTGCGATTCGGGGCATGCTCCCCTACAAGAAGCCACGCGGTCGTGAGGCGCTGGAGAACGTCCGTGTGTATCTGGGCAACCCCTACGAGGAAGACGAACCGGACGTCCTCGAGGGCACGTCACTGGATCGACTGTCGAACATCAAGTTCGTCCAACTGGGCGAACTGTCGGAAGATCTCGGAGCGAACGTAACATGGTAA
- a CDS encoding DNA-directed RNA polymerase subunit K, whose protein sequence is MPNEQYNRYEKARILGARALQVAYGAPVLIDTDQTQPILIAAEEYDAGVLPFTVNRGN, encoded by the coding sequence ATGCCGAACGAACAATACAACCGCTACGAAAAGGCCCGGATTCTCGGTGCCAGAGCGCTGCAGGTGGCATACGGTGCACCGGTACTGATCGACACCGATCAGACCCAGCCGATCCTCATCGCGGCCGAGGAGTACGACGCTGGTGTCCTGCCGTTTACGGTCAATCGAGGTAACTAA
- a CDS encoding Mrp/NBP35 family ATP-binding protein, with the protein MDEAELRELLASVEDPDLDDDIVSLGLVNDVELENGTAHIDLALGAPFSPTETTIADRVREVIGDAAPDLAVELSATIDRGTEGDILPGVKNVIAVASGKGGVGKSTTSVNLAAGLADRGARVGLFDADIYGPNVPRMLDAHERPEATDDDKIIPPEKHGMKLMSMDFLLGEDDPVIWRGPMVHQTLTQLFEDVQWGELDYLVVDLPPGTGDTQLTLLQTVPVTGAVIVTTPQGVALDDAKKGLEMFGKHDTPVLGIVENMSSFKCPDCGSEHAIFGEGGGREFAEQVQMPFLGEIPLDPEIRERGDEGRPAVLADDLDVSDAFRNFVANTANNQGIVHRNRVAEQSE; encoded by the coding sequence ATGGACGAAGCCGAGCTGCGGGAACTGCTGGCATCGGTCGAGGACCCGGATCTTGACGACGACATCGTCTCGTTGGGCCTGGTCAACGACGTCGAGTTGGAAAACGGGACGGCACATATCGACCTCGCGCTGGGTGCGCCGTTCTCGCCGACTGAGACGACCATCGCCGACCGCGTCCGCGAGGTGATCGGCGACGCCGCACCGGATCTGGCCGTCGAGCTTTCGGCGACGATCGACCGTGGCACCGAGGGCGACATCCTGCCGGGCGTCAAGAATGTCATCGCTGTCGCAAGCGGGAAGGGCGGCGTCGGGAAGAGTACGACTTCAGTCAATCTCGCCGCGGGGCTCGCCGATCGGGGCGCTCGCGTCGGGCTGTTCGACGCCGACATCTACGGACCGAACGTCCCGCGGATGCTCGACGCTCACGAACGCCCCGAAGCCACGGACGACGACAAGATCATCCCGCCGGAGAAACACGGGATGAAGCTCATGAGCATGGACTTCCTGCTCGGCGAGGACGACCCCGTGATCTGGCGTGGGCCGATGGTCCACCAGACCCTGACTCAGCTGTTCGAGGATGTCCAGTGGGGCGAACTCGACTACCTCGTCGTCGACCTCCCGCCGGGCACCGGCGACACCCAGCTCACACTCCTCCAGACCGTCCCGGTCACGGGCGCGGTGATCGTCACGACACCGCAGGGTGTCGCGCTGGACGACGCCAAGAAGGGCCTGGAGATGTTCGGCAAGCACGACACGCCCGTCCTGGGCATCGTCGAAAACATGAGCTCGTTCAAATGCCCCGATTGTGGCAGCGAACATGCCATCTTCGGCGAGGGCGGCGGTCGGGAGTTCGCCGAGCAGGTCCAGATGCCGTTCCTGGGCGAGATCCCACTCGATCCGGAGATCCGCGAACGCGGCGACGAGGGCCGACCCGCGGTGCTGGCTGATGACCTCGACGTGAGCGATGCCTTCCGGAACTTCGTCGCCAACACGGCGAACAACCAGGGGATCGTCCACCGGAATCGGGTTGCAGAGCAGAGCGAGTGA